From a single Aspergillus puulaauensis MK2 DNA, chromosome 2, nearly complete sequence genomic region:
- a CDS encoding aspartate--tRNA ligase MSD1 (BUSCO:EOG09261Q18;~COG:J;~EggNog:ENOG410PG5R;~InterPro:IPR006195,IPR012340,IPR004115,IPR004364, IPR002312,IPR004524;~PFAM:PF00152;~go_component: GO:0005737 - cytoplasm [Evidence IEA];~go_function: GO:0000166 - nucleotide binding [Evidence IEA];~go_function: GO:0004812 - aminoacyl-tRNA ligase activity [Evidence IEA];~go_function: GO:0005524 - ATP binding [Evidence IEA];~go_function: GO:0016874 - ligase activity [Evidence IEA];~go_process: GO:0006418 - tRNA aminoacylation for protein translation [Evidence IEA]): MMLTRAAQNSARLRTSYLEIFDFVRSRRVPTTPSYVRINSSRRAFHGGSGLRQQAGGLSKQPQFLDTYKKAVEFPPATYDFQTFISQASPGQDVVLHGYLGVRNDISKKLSFVRLQDPSMKYSVQLVSTARNETFEKLRSLRPNSPVTVKGKVQAKKAKDAEMEKRDPWEISLEELQLLNDFPSDIWMAPDMVHPSKHRHLQLRTSSELREALQFRAQVRNVCREELEQGLPPFVEIETPLLFKSTPEGAREFLVPTRKHGLAYALPQSPQQYKQILMASGIPRYYQFARCFRDEDLRADRQPEFTQLDLEMSFATGEDVMRVVEGVIRRLWSSLMDTDAPSGSFRRMSYQDAMSRYGSDKPDTRYGMEIYRVEHLLPADLINKITPLTNPIVEVFKIEGNENDPAATSEFITKFLDSPAGAPFNDNPEGGPGIFVYDAKKPLCGLQPFGFQAAEYVEELLEPDHGDLLVLQAREAAPFTGGSTPIGDLRRALYSASVETGFKPAATGFHFLWIVDFPLFSPSSESEPGQGGAAGISSTHHPFTAPKSAADVDLLLTDPTKVVADHYDLVVNGVELGGGSRRIHDAAAQEFILREVIQMPPERLAEFSHLLEALRAGCPPHAGLALGFDRLVAVMLGKESVRDVIAFPKTGKLGEDPMVKAPSPVTQEALETYHLRLIDE; encoded by the exons ATGATGCTTACTCGGGCGGCGCAAAATAGCGCCCGCCTCCGTACGAGTTACCTCGAAATATTCGACTTTGTGCGTAGCAGAAGAGTTCCGACAACCCCATCATATGTTCGCATTAACTCTTCCCGGAGAGCTTTCCATGGAGGTTCCGGTCTGCGCCAACAAGCCGGAGGTCTTTCAAAGCAGCCACAATTCCTAGACACCTATAAGAAGGCCG TCGAATTTCCTCCTGCCACATACGACTTTCAGACATTTATTTCCCAAGCATCACCCGGTCAAGATGTTGTTCTACACGGCTATCTTGGGGTTCGGAATGATATATCCAAAAAGCTTTCCTTTGTCCGATTGCAAGACCCAAGCATGAAATATAGCGTGCAACTCGTCTCGACAGCTCGAAATGAGACCTTTGAGAAACTTCGATCTCTCCGGCCGAATAGCCCCGTGACAGTGAAGGGGAAGGTCCAGGCtaaaaaggcaaaggatgcggagatggagaagcgTGACCCCTGGGAAATATCTCTTGAAgagctccagcttctcaatgaTTTCCCAAGCGATATATGGATGGCGCCCGATATGGTACATCCTTCGAAACACAGGCATCTACAACTGCGAACAAGCAGCGAGCTGCGTGAAGCCCTTCAGTTCCGAGCACAAGTGCGCAACGTTTGCAGGGAAGAACTAGAGCAAGGCCTTCCACCTTTTGTCGAGATCGAAACCCCTCTGCTCTTCAAGTCTACACCTGAGGGCGCCCGAGAATTCCTAGTTCCGACGCGGAAGCACGGTCTAGCCTATGCACTTCCACAGAGCCCGCAGCAATACAAACAAATCCTGATGGCCAGCGGGATTCCAAGGTATTATCAGTTTGCTCGCTGTTTCCGAGACGAAGATCTTCGGGCAGATCGGCAACCTGAGTTCACACAA CTCGACCTCGAGATGTCTTTTGCGACGGGCGAGGACGTGATGCGAGTTGTGGAGGGTGTCATACGCCGACTGTGGTCATCGCTAATGGACACCGACGCCCCTTCGGGATCATTTCGGAGAATGTCATACCAGGATGCCATGAGCCGATACGGTTCAGACAAACCCGACACTCGCTATGGGATGGAAATTTATAGAGTCGAACATCTGCTCCCGGCCGACCTGATCAATAAGATCACGCCTTTGACAAACCCAATAGTCGAAGTTTTCAAGATTGAGGGTAATGAAAATGACCCCGCAGCTACATCCGAGTTCATCACAAAATTTCTGGACTCGCCCGCTGGTGCACCCTTCAATGATAACCCCGAGGGTGGGCCAGGTATCTTCGTATATGACGCGAAGAAACCGTTATGCGGACTGCAGCCGTTTGGCTTCCAAGCTGCCGAGTATGTGGAGGAACTTCTAGAGCCTGACCATGGCGATTTACTCGTATTACAAGCTCGCGAAGCCGCACCGTTCACGGGTGGTTCAACACCAATAGGTGACCTTCGCCGGGCCCTGTATTCCGCTTCAGTTGAGACAGGGTTCAAACCTGCTGCAACAGGATTTCACTTCCTTTGGATTGTCGATTTCCCTCTGTTTTCTCCCTCTAGCGAGTCAGAGCCAGGCCAAggcggtgctgctggcaTATCCTCTACGCATCATCCATTCACTGCCCCAAAATCCGCCGCCGAcgtggatcttcttcttacGGACCCCACCAAAGTTGTTGCCGACCACTATGACTTGGTAGTGAATGGTGTAGaactcggcggcggcagtcGTCGTATCCATGATGCAGCCGCGCAAGAATTTATTCTCCGTGAAGTCATTCAGATGCCACCTGAACGACTCGCAGAGTTCTCCCATTTGCTAGAGGCACTTCGCGCTGGATGTCCTCCACATGCTGGTCTGGCTCTTGGGTTTGATCGTTTGGTAGCCGTCATGCTGGGTAAGGAGTCAGTGCGAGACGTCATTGCTTTCCCGAAGACCGGGAAGCTGGGAGAAGACCCGATGGTCAAGGCCCCTAGCCCAGTGACTCAGGAGGCGTTGGAGACGTATCACCTTCGTCTGATTGACGAGTGA
- the MSY1 gene encoding tyrosine--tRNA ligase MSY1 (BUSCO:EOG09262JRP;~COG:J;~EggNog:ENOG410PH73;~InterPro:IPR036986,IPR024088,IPR001412,IPR032005, IPR014729,IPR002305,IPR002307;~PFAM:PF16714,PF00579;~go_function: GO:0000166 - nucleotide binding [Evidence IEA];~go_function: GO:0003723 - RNA binding [Evidence IEA];~go_function: GO:0004812 - aminoacyl-tRNA ligase activity [Evidence IEA];~go_function: GO:0004831 - tyrosine-tRNA ligase activity [Evidence IEA];~go_function: GO:0005524 - ATP binding [Evidence IEA];~go_process: GO:0006418 - tRNA aminoacylation for protein translation [Evidence IEA];~go_process: GO:0006437 - tyrosyl-tRNA aminoacylation [Evidence IEA]) has protein sequence MRPHSLPLPLTAHIRATPVVRQFPRPICGARQYARTADILTTNTFRPHDYMSNSTKFTSCINGSQRRWITQAYLQRISDANAEWSGFAEEIKQGKRKSFVEHLEERGLLHDAVGERDLLHQIFTEKRVGMYAGVDPTAPSMHVGHMLPFMVLAWGYVWGLPVTFLLGGATSRVGDPTGRLKGREQVHSSIRKANMASMHMQLKKLGASIEQYGRRHGYERKMHWKRALTNNNIWWNKIPFLEVLRDLGAYMRLGPMLGRDTVKTRLAKGDGMSFGEFSYPLLQAWDWWMLFRNGCQVQVGGSDQYGNILFGMDAVKTISRNTANQEDRNPLEDDMDKPIGLTTPLLTAPSGEKFGKSAGNAIWLDRDMTSTFELYQFFVRTPDDVVERYLKMFTFLPIPEISKIMEEQIKDPSKRVAQHALASEFVELIHGKQEADAVATQHRQLFRSRSSTAEPTPMPKIPDSTRGNRQSPTYGFINPQADNPYAPQTNFANMPSARVTLPESLIYGQTFHKILWYAGLVSSKSEGHRIVNNQGAYVGSRPGIQKSLTGGGMPDALTFTPIKTWPAPKTPEFIMDGNLLILKLGKWKLKVVNIISDQQFKEQGLTAPGWEEFQAEQEKSKEAQTETSE, from the exons ATGAGGCCACACTCGTTACCGTTGCCTTTAACGGCTCACATTCGCGCAACACCGGTTGTGCGCCAATTTCCACGCCCAATATGCGGCGCTCGTCAGTACGCGCGCACTGCGGATATTCTCACCACGAATACGTTCCGTCCCCATGATTATATGTCAAATTCAACCAAGTTTACTTCGTGCATCAACGGAAGTCAGAGACGGTGGATTACACAAGCGTATCTTCAACGAATAAGCGATGCGAACGCGGAATGGTCGGGTTTTGCAGAAGAAATTAAAcaagggaagagaaagagctTTGTGGAGCACCTAGAGGAGAGAGGGCTTCTACATGATGCTGTTGG AGAGCGAGATTTGTTGCACCAAATCTTTACCGAAAAGCGAGTCGGTATGTACGCAGGCGTAGATCCGACGGCGCCATCTATGCATGTCGGGCATATGTTGCCGTTCATGGTACTCGCGTGGGGTTATGTTTGGGGTTTGCCGGTGACATTTTTG CTCGGTGGTGCTACATCGCGAGTCGGTGACCCAACGGGACGGTTGAAGGGAAGGGAGCAAGTTCATTCGTCTATCCGCAAGGCGAATATGGCCAGTATGCACATGCAACTGAAGAAACTAGGCGCAAGCATTGAGCAATACGGCAGAAGGCATGGATACGAAAGAAAAATGCACTGGAAACGAGCTTTGACGAACAACAACATTTGGTGGAACAAGATCCCATTCCTAGAGGTACTTCGTGATCTGGGGGCCTACATGCGCCTTGGCCCAATGCTCGGAAGAGATAC GGTCAAAACACGGTTGGCAAAGGGCGACGGGATGTCATTCGGAGAGTTCTCCTACCCTCTCCTGCAAGCGTGGGATTGGTGGATGCTTTTTCGGAACGGATGCCAGGTCCAGGTTGGAGGAAGTGACCAGTATGGGAATATTCTCTTTGGAATGGACGCGGTGAAAACCATCAGCAGAAACACCGCTAATCAAGAGGATCGGAACCCTCTGGAAGACGATATGGACAAGCCCATTGGCCTCACGACGCCATTGCTAACAGCCCCTTCCGGTGAGAAGTTTGGAAAGTCCGCCGGCAACGCAATTTGGCTAGATAGAGACATGACTTCCACATTTGAGCTATACCAG TTTTTCGTGCGCACCCccgatgatgttgtcgagcGCTATCTTAAGATGTTTACCTTCCTGCCGATACCTGAAATCTCGAAAATCATGGAAGAGCAAATTAAGGACCCGTCGAAACGGGTTGCCCAGCACGCTCTTGCCTCAGAGTTTGTTGAGCTCATCCACGGTAAACAAGAAGCCGATGCGGTAGCTACCCAGCATCGCCAACTGTTCAGGTCGCGAAGTTCAACGGCGGAGCCAACACCAATGCCTAAAATTCCCGACTCAACCCGCGGAAATCGCCAGTCACCAACATACGGTTTTATCAATCCGCAGGCTGACAATCCGTACGCCCCTCAGACAAACTTCGCCAATATGCCCTCGGCGCGGGTAACACTTCCTGAGTCCCTGATTTACGGCCAGACTTTCCACAAGATCTTGTGGTACGCGGGTCTTGTGTCATCCAAAAGCGAAGGCCATCGCATCGTGAATAATCAAGGTGCCTATGTGGGTAGCCGCCCTGGAATCCAAAAGAGTTTGACGGGTGGAGGAATGCCGGACGCCTTGACCTTCACGCCGATCAAGACATGGCCGGCCCCAAAAACGCCGGAATTCATCATGGACGGCAATCTCTTGATATTGAAACTCGGAAAGTGGAAGTTAAAGGTGGTCAACATCATCAGTGACCAGCAGTTCAAAGAGCAGGGTCTCACAGCCCCTGGCTGGGAAGAGTTCCAAGCCGAGCAGGAGAAATCAAAAGAAGCCCAAACAGAAACTTCTGAATGA
- the MSH6 gene encoding mismatch repair ATPase MSH6 (BUSCO:EOG09260DP1;~COG:L;~EggNog:ENOG410PH6E;~InterPro:IPR036187,IPR036678,IPR027417,IPR017261, IPR007861,IPR016151,IPR000432,IPR007695,IPR007696, IPR007860;~PFAM:PF05188,PF05190,PF05192,PF00488,PF01624;~go_function: GO:0005524 - ATP binding [Evidence IEA];~go_function: GO:0030983 - mismatched DNA binding [Evidence IEA];~go_process: GO:0006298 - mismatch repair [Evidence IEA]) gives MAKEPPASSPSETPLKRSTSSTQNMKNQKSILGFFQKSSPSTPSTRNAEPASSPAPRASASRPVQRGEKSGKIASKFTQDLAPVPSSELGLPDEEDDKKQISPEEDSKKATTSPSRRSAKKVNYVESDSEGEDDDEIFRPARKNNRASKRRKVSPESDDDFEQDVQNGVESDDEMDDFVVPDASDEEVKPSKKRKRPATQSKAKSSSLPPPSEVDEDLDLDLPDSSSGTALKWTYDPENMEPRQARAAPASTSKSPSSTAKPKAHTTEPEQRYPWLANLRDIDGHPIGDPEYDPRTLYIPPLAFSKFSPFEKQYWEIKQKFWDTVVFFKKGKFYELYENDATIGHQLFDLKLTDRVNMRMVGVPESSLDHWANQFVAKGYKIARVDQSESALGKEMRERNGKKAGGKEDKIIKRELACVLTAGTLVEGAMLQDDMSTYCVAIKEAIIEDRPAFGIAFVDTATGQFFLSEFVDDMDMTKFETFVAQTRPQELLLEKSTVSQKALRILKNNTGPTTIWNYLKPGKEFWEADITVKELDVSEYFVSQDNDNVHAWPDALRRARDKEFVISAFGALVQYLRLLKIDRDLVTIGNFSWYDPIKKASSLVLDGQTLINMEIFANSFDGGIDGTLFQLLNRCMTPFGKRMFKQWVCHPLIDPKRINARLDAVEALNADSSVRDQFSSQLTKMPDLERLLSRIHAANCRAQDFVRVLEGFEQIEYTMSLLKDSGSGEGVIGQLISSMPDLTELLEYWKTAFDHSQAKENGILVPKPGVEEDFDNSQENIKQLHQDLDDLLKRVRRELGSTAICYRDNGKEIYQMEVPIKVKNIPKNWDQMSATKQVKRYYFPELRTAIRNLQETQETHSQIVKEVSKRFFERFDEHYATWLSAVRVVSQLDCLISLAKASSSLGEPSCRPIFVDEERSVLELEELRHPCLLSSVDDFIPNDIQLGGNSPNIDLLTGANAAGKSTLLRMSCVAVIMAQIGCYLPCKSARLTPVDRIMSRLGANDNIFAAQSTFFVELSETKKILAEATPRSLVILDELGRGTSSYDGVAVAQAVLHHVATHIGALGFFATHYHSLAAEFENHPEISPKRMKIHVDEDERRVTFLYKLEDGVAEGSFGMHCAAMCGISNKVIERAEVAAKQWEHTSRLTESLERRKGGGLVGLGWWSDIAWALRETTKEADDDNPAEITDRSLEVLRRAIEAL, from the exons ATGGCCAAAGAACCGCCCGCTTCATCTCCCTCGGAGACTCCGCTGAAACGGTCCACCTCCAGCACTCAGAATATGAAAAACCAAAAGTCAATACTGGGGTTTTTCCAGaaatcctcgccatcaacaCCCTCAACACGCAATGCGGAGCCCGCGTCTTCACCGGCTCCGAGAGCATCGGCTTCTCGCCCTGTCCAGCGCGGAGAGAAGTCCGGCAAGATTGCCTCCAAGTTCACACAGGACCTGGCGCCTGTACCAAGTAGTGAATTGGGACTaccggatgaggaggatgataaGAAGCAG ATTAGCCCTGAAGAAGACTCGAAAAAGGCGACGACTTCTCCATCACGCAGG TCAGCGAAGAAAGTTAACTATGTCGAATCGGACTCCGAGGgtgaagacgacgacgaaatATTTCGTCCTGCTCGAAAGAACAACCGCGCTTCGAAAAGGAGAAAGGTGTCGCCGGAAAGCGATGACGACTTTGAGCAGGATGTGCAGAATGGAGTGGAATCCGATGACG AAATGGACGACTTTGTTGTTCCGGACGCTTCAGACGAGGAGGTTAAACCATCAAAAAAGCGCAAAAGACCAGCTACACAGTCAAAGGCCAAGTCTTCATCTTTGCCTCCACCATctgaggttgatgaagatcTTGACTTGGATCTCCCTGACTCCTCGTCAGGCACTGCCTTGAAGTGGACATATGACCCAGAGAATATGGAACCTCGTCAGGCTCGCGCAGCACCCGCATCTACCAGCAAATCACCATCAAGTACCGCCAAACCCAAGGCTCATACCACTGAGCCTGAGCAACGCTATCCTTGGCTTGCTAATCTCCGGGATATTGATGGCCATCCTATCGGTGACCCAGAATACGACCCTCGCACCCTGTACATCCCTCCTCTTGCCTTCTCCAAGTTCTCCCCCTTCGAGAAGCAGTATTGGGAGATAAAACAGAAGTTCTGGGACACTGTTGTCTTTTTCAAAAAGGGCAAATTTTACGAGCTCTACGAAAATGACGCCACAATTGGACACCAATTGTTTGATTTGAAGCTCACTGATCGCGTGAACATGCGCATGGTTGGAGTTCCGGAATCTAGTTTGGATCACTGGGCCAATCAGTTCGTAGCGAAGGGATACAAGATTGCGAGAGTTGACCAATCTGAATCAGCTCTTGGAAAGGAGATGCGCGAAAGGAATGGTAAGAAGGCTGGTGGGAAGGAAGACAAAATCATCAAACGAGAATTGGCCTGTGTTCTTACAGCAGGCACGCTTGTTGAAGGTGCTATGCTTCAAGACGACATGTCAACATACTGCGTTGCCATCAAAGAAGCTATTATCGAAGATCGTCCGGCTTTTGGAATCGCCTTTGTTGACACCGCAACTGGCCAATTCTTCCTTTCAGAATTCGTTGACGACATGGATATGACCAAGTTTGAAACTTTCGTTGCGCAAACACGGCCTCAGGAGCTACTTCTTGAGAAGTCAACCGTGTCACAGAAAGCGCTCCGCATATTGAAGAACAATACTGGCCCCACGACAATCTGGAACTATCTGAAACCGGGTAAAGAGTTTTGGGAGGCCGATATTACCGTCAAAGAGCTTGACGTGAGCGAGTACTTTGTCTCTCAGGACAATGACAATGTCCATGCATGGCCAGATGCTCTCCGCCGGGCCCGTGACAAAGAGTTTGTCATATCAGCTTTCGGCGCGTTGGTACAGTACCTCAGACTCCTGAAAATCGACCGGGATCTGGTCACAATTGGAAATTTCTCTTGGTATGACCCAATTAAGAAAGCGTCTAGCCTAGTCCTGGATGGCCAAACCCTCATCAACATGGAAATCTTCGCGAACTCGTTTGATGGCGGCATCGATGGAACACTCTTTCAACTCCTCAACCGTTGCATGACACCCTTCGGGAAACGGATGTTTAAGCAGTGGGTATGCCATCCGTTAATCGATCCCAAGCGTATCAACGCTCGACTAGATGCCGTAGAAGCCCTGAACGCTGATTCTAGCGTTCGGGACCAATTTTCCTCGCAACTCACCAAGATGCCTGACCTCGAGCGTCTTTTATCGCGCATACATGCTGCGAACTGCAGAGCTCAAGATTTCGTGCGAGTACTCGAAGGTTTTGAGCAGATCGAGTATACCATGAGCCTGCTCAAGGACAGTGGTTCTGGCGAGGGTGTTATTGGGCAGTTGATCAGCTCCATGCCTGATTTGACTGAATTGCTAGAGTATTGGAAAACTGCATTTGACCACTCTCAAGCAAAGGAAAACGGCATACTTGTCCCCAAGCCAGGAGTCGAAGAGGATTTCGACAACTCTCAAGAGAACATCAAGCAGCTACATCAAGACCTTGACGATCTCTTGAAACGGGTTCGGCGTGAGTTAGGCTCTACAGCCATCTGCTACAGAGACAACGGGAAAGAGATTTACCAGATGGAAGTACCAATCAAGGTCAAAAATATCCCCAAGAATTGGGACCAGATGTCCGCCACCAAGCAAGTCAAACGCTACTATTTCCCTGAATTGCGAACGGCCATCCGCAACCTGCAGGAAACGCAGGAAACACACAGTCAAATCGTCAAAGAAGTATCCAAACGGTTCTTTGAACGATTTGACGAGCATTATGCCACCTGGCTTTCTGCTGTACGGGTTGTCTCACAGCTGGACTGCTTGATCAGTCTGGCCAAAGCTTCTTCAAGTCTGGGTGAACCGAGCTGTCGCCCTATATTCGTTGACGAAGAACGAAGTGTCCTGGAGCTTGAGGAGCTTCGGCACCCTTGCCTCCTTTCATCTGTTGATGATTTCATTCCTAATGACATTCAACTGGGTGGCAATTCCCCCAATATTGACCTACTTACTGGTGCTAACGCTGCCGGAAAGTCCACTCTGCTTCGCATG TCTTGCGTTGCTGTAATCATGGCCCAAATTGGTTGTTATCTACCCTGCAAATCCGCCCGGTTAACACCAGTCGACCGCATCATGTCGCGCCTCGGAGCCAATGACAATATATTCGCTGCCCAATCCACCTTCTTTGTCGAGCTCTCAGAAACTAAGAAGATCCTTGCGGAAGCTACCCCTCGCTCCCTTGTCATTCTCGATGAACTAGGCCGTGGAACTAGTTCTTACGATGGAGTCGCAGTTGCCCAGGCCGTGCTGCACCACGTTGCAACCCACATCGGCGCTTTAGGCTTCTTCGCCACACACTACCACTCTCTCGCCGCCGAGTTCGAAAACCATCCTGAGATCTCACCCAAACGCATGAAGATTCATGTAGACGAGGATGAAAGACGTGTCACCTTCCTCTATAAACTCGAAGACGGTGTTGCGGAGGGTAGTTTCGGCATGCACTGCGCTGCTATGTGTGGTATATCAAACAAAGTCATTGAGAGGGCCGAGGTCGCTGCTAAGCAGTGGGAACATACGAGCCGGCTCACGGAAAGTCTCGAGCGCCGCAAGGGTGGCGGGCTCGTTGGCCTCGGCTGGTGGAGTGACATTGCCTGGGCTCTTCGCGAGACAACCAAGGAGGCGGATGATGATAATCCAGCCGAAATTACTGATAGAAGCTTAGAGGTTCTTCGGAGAGCCATTGAAGCCCTGTGA
- a CDS encoding putative histone h1.3. (COG:S;~EggNog:ENOG410PZ3B), whose product MAAAAKAKPEGLLGLSQNEARIILLGVLYTDASGKIDYDKLAANAPYKNASSASSSYRQAKKKFYDQAAKFMNDISPGNTEGGTPVSTPTKKTPVKRKKGVAAVNSPAADEDGTAAAEGEAETSAPSAQKRQRKTRPRKDASVEPEEESDQEMEAPPFVKAEPEESEINNTLAPENEDTAMDTHVKNEEDDIMTEVNVDAEFEAMERVQG is encoded by the exons atggcagctgCAGCTAAAGCTAAGCCGGAGGGGCTCTTAGGCCTCTCCCAGAACGAAGCCAGGATCATTCTTCTCGGTGTTCTGTACACTGACGCCTCAGGCAAG ATCGACTACGACAAACTTGCCGCTAATGCGCCTTACAAGAATGCATCATCCGCATCCAGCTCGTATCgccaggcgaagaagaaattcTACGATCAGGCGGCTAAGTTTATGAACGACATTTCCCCTGGAAACACTGAGGGCGGCACCCCAGTTAGCACCCCGACCAAAAAGACTCctgtgaagagaaagaagggaGTCGCGGCCGTTAATTCTCCTGctgccgacgaagatggcaccgctgctgctgaaggcgaAGCAGAAACATCTGCACCTTCTGCGCAAAAGCGTCAGCGGAAGACACGCCCCAGAAAGGACGCTTCTGTAGagccggaggaggagagtgatCA GGAGATGGAAGCCCCTCCTTTCGTCAAGGCCGAACCAGAGGAGTCGGAAATAAACAACACCCTTGCACCAGAGAATGAAGACACCGCAATGGATACGCACgtgaagaatgaagaggacgacATAATGACCGAAGTCAACGTTGATGCCGAGTTTGAGGCTATGGAGCGGGTCCAGGGCTAg
- a CDS encoding uncharacterized protein (COG:S;~EggNog:ENOG410PRV3;~TransMembrane:2 (i100-118o130-156i)), producing MRPPVLFHPQLRSALPRSVRRELCSNLVFIRPKTTRSAPQPPKNESPSLKPKPASSNVPRASPPTSAGKAKKGPLRGPPEKILIYHGGTGRTMFLGMLRITTIFLFGVSCLVVAPAFMSSDFPSYLGPAIVVGGALPMFFVAYTSAPYVNFVHLALPISVRRSREQAVQYAKKLPPTATLYLNTMKFNTIPRQSEVRFSDLVPDKSPIRPVSFRNKNPVPLPWWRGKTLQHFFTAETSKPGKESSTFYPELWEHVYKQIQNRPRG from the exons ATGAGACCACCCGTCCTGTTCCATCCTCAATTGCGCTCCGCGCTTCCCCGATCTGTGCGGAGAGAGCTCTGCAGCAACCTGGTATTCATTCGCCCAAAGACGACACGCAGcgctcctcaacctcctaAGAACGAATCTCCTTCCCTGAAACCGAAACCTGCCAGCAGCAATGTACCGCGAGCCTCCCCGCCTACCTCCGCCGGAAAAGCGAAAAAAGGTCCCCTGCGAG GACCTCCAGAAAAGATCTTAATCTACCATGGGGGAACCGGTCGCACTATGTTTCTGGGGATGTTGCGGATAACAACTATCTTCCTTTTTGGAGTTTCTTGCCTGGTGGTTGCTCCAGCCTTCATGTCTTCGGACTTCCCATCATATCTAGGACCAGCTA TCGTCGTTGGTGGTGCTTTGCCCATGTTCTTTGTAGCCTATACCTCCGCCCCATACGTGAACTTTGTCCACCTTGCCTTGCCTATATCCGTTCGGCGATCGCGAGAGCAAGCCGTGCAATATGCGAAGAAGCTCCCCCCAACCGCGACATTATATTTGAACACTATGAAATTCAATACCATACCGAGACAATCCGAGGTGCGATTTAGTGATCTTGTCCCCGATAAGTCCCCGATTCGCCCTGTGAGCTTTCGGAACAAGAACCCTGTTCCGTTGCCTTGGTGGCGGGGTAAGACTCTACAGCATTTCTTTACAGCAGAGACAAGCAAACCCGGCAAGGAGTCATCTACATTCTATCCGGAGTTGTGGGAGCACGTTTACAAACAGATACAAAACCGTCCTCGAGGGTAA